In one Pseudomonadota bacterium genomic region, the following are encoded:
- a CDS encoding fatty acid desaturase, which produces MPQSTGLEQFHAQDRCDPLLWSLLPMGIWMAALSGSVAVDSVAAVVILSIIGGVAGSQLFVIGHDACHGSLTASRLLNALIGRMAFVPSAHSFSLWAYFHNGLHHNFTNLRGNDFCLDSVISR; this is translated from the coding sequence ATGCCCCAATCGACCGGACTCGAGCAGTTTCACGCCCAGGACCGATGCGACCCCTTGCTGTGGTCGCTGCTCCCCATGGGGATCTGGATGGCGGCACTGTCCGGCAGCGTCGCAGTCGATAGCGTTGCAGCCGTGGTGATTTTATCCATCATCGGCGGGGTAGCCGGCAGCCAGTTGTTCGTCATAGGCCATGACGCCTGCCACGGCAGCCTCACCGCCAGCCGCCTGCTCAATGCCCTCATCGGCCGGATGGCATTCGTGCCGAGCGCCCACAGTTTCTCCTTGTGGGCGTACTTCCATAATGGGCTGCACCACAACTTCACCAACCTGCGCGGAA